One window of Medicago truncatula cultivar Jemalong A17 chromosome 2, MtrunA17r5.0-ANR, whole genome shotgun sequence genomic DNA carries:
- the LOC11408866 gene encoding vascular-related unknown protein 1, with the protein MEKTVSARTNGNTNYQSEESGWTSYFEDFSKDIEPSYCSSSLGGSSLVSDAASCAAWKFSHKNHVRNSPNLSKKLSLKKSRTKQISEDDPLEDTASSPVNSPKVSDMNPTTMISRKMDDQLDGSRDRGFKSEHYQKLETNDCDMNFNGKNIECADLKKRGLCLVPMSMLVNYYG; encoded by the exons ATGGAAAAAACAGTATCTGCCCGTACCAATGGAAACACAAATTACCAATCCGAGGAAAGTGGTTGGACTTCTTACTTTGAAGATTTCTCTAAAGACATTGAACCAAGTTACTGTTCTTCAAGTTTAGGTGGTTCCTCTTTGGTCTCAGATGCTGCTTCTTGTGCTGCATGGAAATTTTCACATAAAAATCATGTTAGAAATTCACCAAACCTCTCTAAGAAACTCTCTTTGAAGAAATCAAGAACCAAACAAATATCAGAAGATGACCCTTTGGAGGACACTGCTAGCTCACCTGTCAATAGTCCTAAG GTTAGTGACATGAATCCAACAACAATGATTTCAAGGAAGATGGATGATCAACTAGATGGCTCTAGG GATAGGGGATTTAAATCAGAGCATTATCAAAAGCTAGAGACAAATGATTGTGATATGAATTTCAATGGAAAAAATATTGAGTGCGCAGATTTGAAGAAAAGGGGACTTTGCTTGGTTCCTATGTCCATGTTGGTTAATTACTATGGATGA